From a region of the Paenibacillus lutimineralis genome:
- a CDS encoding GNAT family N-acetyltransferase encodes MLINMTDSHWDHEVRELLEDTFYYDPSEVDKVMDQYRASGSQELYVFEDQEEFIGIIGFTMDEQNQLVITELVIHPRERLKGYGRGIILETIVLKNPSRIITITDEDGADFFRNIGFQITGLPANEEGMEQFRCTYEVEIDAEEE; translated from the coding sequence ATGCTTATAAATATGACAGACAGCCATTGGGATCATGAAGTTCGCGAGCTACTGGAAGATACGTTCTATTATGATCCGTCCGAGGTGGACAAGGTGATGGATCAGTATCGAGCTTCAGGATCACAAGAGTTGTACGTGTTTGAAGACCAGGAGGAGTTCATCGGGATCATCGGCTTTACGATGGATGAGCAGAATCAGCTTGTGATTACAGAGCTAGTCATTCATCCACGGGAACGCCTGAAGGGATATGGACGCGGAATTATTTTAGAGACGATTGTGTTGAAAAATCCTAGCCGTATCATCACGATTACAGATGAGGACGGTGCAGATTTCTTCCGCAATATCGGCTTCCAGATTACGGGCCTGCCCGCAAACGAAGAGGGTATGGAACAATTCCGCTGTACTTATGAAGTGGAAATTGATGCTGAAGAGGAATAA
- a CDS encoding MFS transporter yields MGKKKGDLAALASIPLIMTLGNSMLIPILPLISRELHISSLQVSMLITVYAVVAILLIPIAGYLSDKVGRKAVIIPSLIIAGIGGGVCGAAPWFANGMMLYWIIIAGRFLQGIGAAGAFPTVLPLVGDMFDDDKEVSKSLGIIETSNTFGKVLSPILGALLGAWIWYMPFLAIPVLSLCSLLLVIFLVKEPERKSKPKPLKQFWKSVKGVFASQGRWLYAIFIIGGISMFLLFAVLFYLSEQLEKRHGLDGVLKGFVLAIPLASLCLASYFTGKKIGKNKVLMKWCGVIGLLLSTGALFGVGFFNNIYFVLACLIVCGAGIGMVLPSSDALITEGIEKELRGTITSIYSSMRFIGVSLGPPVVSLLVKSGHMTLFFVIAGISLVAMILLLVMVKPESKEGKGGLSEALRPQH; encoded by the coding sequence ATGGGTAAGAAGAAGGGGGATCTGGCGGCGTTGGCGTCCATTCCGCTAATCATGACTTTGGGCAACTCCATGCTAATCCCGATATTGCCACTGATTTCGCGAGAACTGCACATTTCTTCACTTCAAGTCAGTATGTTGATCACGGTATATGCCGTAGTTGCCATCTTATTGATTCCGATTGCAGGTTACTTGTCGGATAAGGTCGGGCGCAAGGCAGTGATTATTCCGAGTCTCATCATAGCAGGGATTGGCGGAGGGGTCTGCGGCGCAGCCCCCTGGTTTGCTAATGGAATGATGCTGTACTGGATTATTATTGCCGGCAGATTCCTGCAGGGGATCGGGGCAGCGGGGGCATTTCCGACCGTTCTGCCGCTGGTTGGGGATATGTTTGATGATGACAAGGAGGTCAGCAAAAGCCTGGGCATTATCGAGACCTCCAACACATTTGGCAAGGTGCTTAGTCCGATTCTTGGCGCACTGCTGGGCGCCTGGATTTGGTATATGCCTTTTCTGGCCATTCCTGTGCTAAGCTTATGTTCCTTACTCCTCGTGATCTTCCTGGTCAAGGAGCCTGAGCGCAAGAGCAAACCGAAGCCATTGAAGCAGTTTTGGAAGTCGGTTAAGGGCGTCTTTGCTTCGCAGGGACGATGGTTGTATGCCATATTTATCATTGGCGGGATTTCGATGTTTCTGCTATTTGCCGTGCTTTTTTATTTGTCGGAGCAATTAGAGAAGAGGCATGGCCTGGACGGTGTCCTTAAGGGCTTTGTGCTGGCGATCCCGCTTGCATCCTTATGCCTCGCGTCTTACTTCACAGGCAAGAAGATCGGCAAGAACAAAGTACTGATGAAATGGTGCGGTGTAATCGGACTACTTCTGTCTACAGGGGCGTTATTCGGGGTCGGTTTTTTCAACAATATCTATTTTGTTCTCGCTTGTCTCATCGTTTGCGGGGCGGGGATTGGGATGGTCCTGCCTAGCTCGGATGCGCTCATTACCGAAGGGATTGAGAAGGAGCTGCGTGGCACGATTACTTCCATCTACAGCAGTATGCGATTTATCGGGGTGTCGTTGGGGCCTCCGGTGGTGTCCTTGCTCGTCAAGTCAGGTCATATGACCTTGTTTTTCGTCATTGCTGGTATCTCTCTGGTGGCTATGATCCTGCTCTTAGTGATGGTCAAACCAGAATCGAAGGAAGGCAAGGGGGGGCTGTCTGAAGCATTGCGTCCACAGCATTAG
- a CDS encoding MarR family winged helix-turn-helix transcriptional regulator encodes MNELDRKSWQLVERYMAAYFILFKRLNAQIDEVIQDDATLDQYQIIAYIATHENGTSTELAEAFSVGKSSITAIITRLVDRGIVERTRDVQDRRVVYLSLTERGRTIFSKMQGSIMDMLSSYMVHFTKEEIEGFIRPFEKLAKLVEEGNLGT; translated from the coding sequence ATGAACGAGTTAGACCGCAAGTCGTGGCAATTGGTTGAGCGTTACATGGCCGCTTATTTTATATTATTCAAAAGGTTGAATGCGCAGATCGACGAGGTGATTCAGGATGATGCAACACTAGACCAGTATCAAATTATCGCTTACATCGCAACGCATGAGAACGGAACATCGACGGAGCTTGCTGAGGCTTTCTCGGTTGGCAAAAGCTCGATTACTGCTATCATTACCAGGCTGGTAGACAGGGGGATTGTAGAGCGGACTAGGGACGTTCAGGACCGGCGCGTCGTCTATTTATCTTTGACTGAGCGGGGGAGAACTATATTTTCCAAGATGCAGGGATCGATCATGGATATGCTATCTTCTTATATGGTTCATTTTACGAAAGAGGAAATTGAAGGCTTTATCCGACCTTTTGAGAAATTGGCGAAACTAGTTGAGGAGGGAAATCTGGGGACATGA
- a CDS encoding tetratricopeptide repeat protein has product MSKLSILLFLLLSWVTGNPLIAIIIILAVVYFLDRRYVGVMPSIAKPFRRSSKIRKLRTQLASSPFDVSSKRELARLLIESKKYAEAYKLLEEAKEASEDSAEYWSDLGAASIGLQQLQDGEQQMLQALRLNERVKYGQPYLQLATAFKDEEPQKALDYASKFGEIQSSSSEAYYLLGSLYQSLGRKDEARQALGESISIYRSLPKYKKRHERGWALRSAIKRNFL; this is encoded by the coding sequence ATGAGTAAATTGTCTATATTACTGTTCCTATTATTATCTTGGGTTACCGGAAATCCTCTAATTGCCATCATAATCATCCTCGCTGTTGTCTACTTTCTGGATCGACGTTATGTCGGCGTCATGCCTAGCATTGCCAAGCCATTCCGGCGCTCCAGCAAAATTAGAAAACTGCGAACACAGCTCGCATCCAGTCCGTTTGATGTCTCTTCCAAACGTGAACTAGCCAGACTCCTGATCGAGTCGAAGAAATATGCCGAAGCTTATAAACTGCTTGAAGAGGCCAAGGAAGCCTCCGAGGATTCCGCAGAGTACTGGAGTGATCTTGGGGCCGCATCCATCGGATTACAGCAACTCCAGGACGGAGAGCAGCAAATGCTGCAAGCACTCCGTCTGAATGAACGCGTTAAATACGGACAGCCCTATTTGCAGCTGGCCACCGCCTTCAAAGATGAGGAGCCGCAAAAAGCGCTGGACTATGCCTCGAAGTTCGGTGAAATTCAATCTTCCTCCAGTGAAGCTTATTATTTACTTGGTTCCCTGTACCAGTCGCTGGGTCGTAAGGACGAAGCAAGGCAAGCACTTGGGGAATCCATCTCCATTTACCGTTCGCTCCCGAAATATAAGAAACGGCATGAACGTGGATGGGCGCTGCGAAGCGCTATTAAACGAAACTTCCTCTAA
- the gpmA gene encoding 2,3-diphosphoglycerate-dependent phosphoglycerate mutase, translating to MYQLVLVRHGESEWNKFNLFTGWTDVELSEKGVQEAEEAGKLLKAANFKFDIAYTSYLKRAIKTLYHILDEMELLWIPVHKTWQLNERHYGALQGLSKSDTAEKYGDEQVLLWRRSYDVLPPALTKEDDRYPRHDSKYSELTDDELPLTESLKETVVRVEDYWEREIKPQIIQGKQVIIAAHGNSLRALIKYLEHLSSEQIVDVNIPTGTPLVYTLDEQFKPIEKYYLGSQGKIEQKIETVANPDTIME from the coding sequence ATGTATCAATTAGTATTGGTCAGACACGGAGAGAGTGAGTGGAACAAGTTCAACCTGTTTACTGGATGGACAGATGTGGAGCTGTCTGAGAAGGGAGTGCAGGAAGCGGAAGAAGCAGGGAAATTGCTCAAAGCAGCTAATTTCAAATTCGATATCGCTTATACTTCTTACTTAAAACGGGCGATTAAGACGCTTTATCATATTTTAGATGAGATGGAGCTATTGTGGATTCCGGTGCATAAGACATGGCAGTTAAATGAACGCCATTATGGGGCGCTACAAGGCTTAAGTAAATCGGATACGGCGGAGAAATACGGGGATGAACAGGTGCTGCTCTGGAGAAGAAGCTATGATGTTCTGCCGCCTGCACTAACTAAGGAAGATGATCGTTATCCTCGCCATGACTCTAAATATAGTGAGCTCACCGATGACGAGCTTCCGCTGACAGAGAGTCTCAAGGAGACAGTCGTTCGAGTTGAGGACTATTGGGAACGGGAGATCAAGCCGCAGATCATCCAGGGCAAGCAGGTCATCATTGCAGCGCACGGCAACAGTCTGCGTGCTCTGATCAAATATTTGGAGCATCTTAGCAGCGAGCAGATTGTGGATGTGAACATCCCGACGGGTACACCGCTCGTGTACACGCTGGATGAGCAATTCAAGCCGATAGAGAAATATTATCTGGGCAGTCAAGGGAAGATTGAGCAAAAAATCGAGACCGTTGCTAATCCGGATACGATTATGGAGTAA
- a CDS encoding DsbA family protein, with protein MRNKKWGLWALIGVAVLLVAVLVFIRVNEKNSQKAEFPDLEQVEAGQVPDGFDEANQPYMGNPEAAVKIVEFADYKCPACKQWTQEIFPKIKSEYLDTGKAVYYYVDFPFLAPDSTLAALAGETLYQQDQKYFWAYYDLMMENQGSKETAWANKKFIMNLIKENIPGVDMKKFEQDLDDRKYIANIKRDLLIGEKQGVDGTPFVFVNGQAVDDVSWEGMQAAIGQ; from the coding sequence ATGAGAAATAAGAAATGGGGATTGTGGGCATTAATCGGTGTAGCAGTGCTGCTAGTTGCTGTACTCGTGTTCATTCGCGTCAATGAGAAGAACTCGCAAAAAGCCGAATTCCCGGATCTGGAGCAGGTGGAGGCGGGACAAGTCCCTGATGGCTTTGACGAGGCTAATCAGCCCTATATGGGGAATCCTGAAGCGGCTGTGAAGATCGTGGAATTCGCGGATTACAAATGCCCAGCTTGCAAACAATGGACACAAGAGATTTTCCCGAAGATTAAGAGCGAATATCTGGACACAGGCAAGGCGGTATATTATTACGTCGATTTCCCGTTCCTAGCTCCTGATTCGACCTTGGCCGCACTCGCTGGAGAGACTCTATATCAACAGGATCAGAAATATTTCTGGGCCTATTATGATCTCATGATGGAGAATCAGGGCAGTAAAGAGACGGCCTGGGCCAACAAGAAGTTTATTATGAATTTGATCAAGGAGAATATTCCTGGAGTTGATATGAAGAAATTTGAGCAGGATTTGGATGACCGGAAATATATCGCCAACATTAAGCGTGACCTTCTCATCGGAGAGAAGCAAGGCGTCGATGGAACGCCATTCGTATTTGTGAATGGACAGGCTGTAGATGATGTCTCCTGGGAAGGAATGCAGGCGGCAATCGGGCAATAG
- a CDS encoding MMPL family transporter, translating to MKYILKAKWGLLLLWIAAAVLFVITAPSMTELVREKGEIAVPKGYSSEVATRILNTAAEEEGEGKSSSVALVFHQDSGITSDDKKEIEQALSRLRSSMDQLGIGSMIDPFDTPEAKDKMIAADGKTILASLSLQMDKRPLEEMEQDIRNVLSSLKVDHYMTGAQQINQDVILSSEQGLKKSEYFTVIFILVILFIVFRSAVAPFIPLLTVGISYLISQSIVAFLIDHYNFPVSTYTQIFMVAVMFGIGTDYCILLISRFKEELQLTDNIQEAIIQTYRKAGKTVFFSGLAVLVGFTTIGLSQFVLYRSAVAVAVGIAVMLLALVTIVPFFMAVLGKWLFWPMKGAIEHKDNRFWGAIGTFSVKKPWASALLVAVITVPLVISYSNNVSFNSMEEIGEQYESVKAYNLIADSFEPGESLPTTIVIKSDQTMDHSEDIVLAEKISRAVMEVDGVASVRSLSRPTGEIQKDFEITNQVKTVGEGLGEGNEGLSQIKNGLAEASQALNENEPKLAEAAESTGKLVEGTGELKEGISALSNGLSEIQKGITDSSKGAGGLKQGLKQLKQSVEELAGANDKLLQSYQSIAGGLGSLGDGYQQIQQQLSDIAKGFSQLDASFVSLEQKYPELAGDKDYLTIRGTVTASGQGLEQIASGLGTATGQLEQVKAGLELANSGYAEAAKGSHQLAGGLDQFISGLSQLEQGLNQAGNGQGQIVKKLPEIVNGLTQIQQGQEQIQTGFSQFSGQITQLTDGLDQSVEGLGQVSGGLDTAKQYLNEVGGSDNGLGGYYVPQEAMNNQAIDQLFDTYLSADRKMMTLDVVFSSNPYGRDAIDQVGQVQAAVDKVVVGTKLANAEIAIGGVSSTFNDLKTISDADYARTVIFMLAGIFIVLLLLLRSVVMPIYIIASLVLTFFASVGLTEIIFVHILGYSGVSWATPFFGFVILVALGVDYSIFLMDRFNEHGELNVREAIVHSMRKMGTVILSAAVILGGTMASMYPSGVLSMLQISTLVLTGLFLYAVVVLPFLIPVFVRIFGKANWWPFMRGRGKSTDHSIDA from the coding sequence ATGAAGTATATACTGAAGGCAAAATGGGGGCTGCTGTTATTATGGATTGCTGCAGCAGTACTGTTCGTTATTACTGCCCCATCTATGACGGAACTCGTGCGGGAGAAAGGTGAAATAGCCGTTCCTAAAGGGTATTCTTCGGAAGTCGCCACCCGCATATTGAATACTGCAGCTGAAGAGGAAGGGGAAGGGAAATCAAGCAGTGTAGCCCTTGTCTTCCATCAGGATAGCGGTATTACTTCTGATGATAAGAAGGAGATTGAGCAAGCCTTATCCAGACTTCGTTCATCCATGGATCAGCTCGGAATTGGTTCGATGATTGATCCGTTTGATACGCCAGAGGCCAAGGATAAAATGATTGCCGCAGACGGCAAGACGATTCTAGCTTCTTTAAGCTTGCAAATGGATAAGCGTCCATTGGAGGAAATGGAGCAGGATATTCGTAATGTGCTCTCGTCGCTTAAGGTGGATCATTACATGACAGGCGCTCAGCAGATTAATCAAGATGTCATTCTAAGCTCGGAGCAAGGTCTAAAGAAATCAGAGTATTTCACAGTGATCTTTATTCTAGTGATTCTATTCATCGTCTTCCGTTCAGCCGTGGCTCCATTTATACCGCTACTTACGGTCGGGATTAGTTATTTGATCTCCCAATCGATTGTAGCATTTCTCATCGATCACTATAACTTCCCTGTCTCTACATACACACAGATCTTTATGGTCGCGGTGATGTTCGGCATCGGTACAGACTATTGTATTCTTCTGATCAGCCGCTTTAAGGAAGAGCTTCAGTTAACAGATAACATCCAAGAGGCGATTATCCAGACCTATCGAAAAGCAGGAAAGACCGTATTCTTCTCCGGTCTCGCTGTATTGGTCGGGTTCACAACGATCGGTCTCTCCCAATTTGTGCTCTATCGTTCAGCCGTAGCAGTTGCTGTTGGCATCGCCGTCATGCTGCTTGCACTCGTAACGATTGTACCGTTCTTTATGGCCGTACTTGGCAAATGGCTGTTCTGGCCGATGAAGGGGGCCATTGAGCATAAGGATAATAGGTTCTGGGGAGCCATCGGTACCTTCTCCGTTAAGAAACCTTGGGCCTCAGCATTGCTTGTGGCTGTCATTACAGTTCCTCTGGTCATCTCCTACAGTAACAACGTCTCTTTCAACAGTATGGAGGAGATCGGAGAACAGTATGAGTCTGTGAAGGCGTACAATCTAATTGCAGACAGCTTCGAACCCGGAGAATCATTGCCAACGACGATCGTCATCAAGAGCGATCAGACGATGGATCATTCGGAGGATATCGTGCTGGCTGAGAAGATCAGTCGTGCAGTGATGGAGGTTGACGGAGTTGCTAGTGTACGCAGCCTCAGTCGTCCGACGGGTGAGATCCAGAAGGATTTTGAAATTACAAATCAAGTAAAAACCGTTGGTGAGGGACTGGGAGAAGGCAATGAAGGCCTATCTCAAATCAAGAACGGGCTGGCAGAAGCAAGTCAGGCGTTGAATGAGAATGAACCTAAGCTGGCGGAAGCGGCGGAGAGCACGGGCAAGCTTGTCGAGGGAACCGGGGAATTGAAGGAAGGCATCTCCGCTCTGTCGAACGGCTTGTCGGAGATCCAGAAGGGGATCACGGACAGCTCCAAAGGGGCTGGCGGCTTGAAGCAGGGGTTGAAGCAGCTCAAACAGAGCGTAGAAGAGCTGGCTGGGGCTAACGACAAGCTGCTACAATCCTATCAATCGATCGCTGGAGGACTTGGTTCGCTAGGCGATGGATATCAGCAAATTCAGCAGCAATTGAGCGATATCGCGAAGGGCTTCTCACAGCTGGACGCCTCCTTCGTCAGTCTGGAGCAGAAATATCCAGAGCTGGCTGGAGATAAGGATTACTTGACGATACGCGGAACGGTTACAGCATCCGGCCAAGGTCTGGAACAGATCGCCAGTGGTCTTGGAACGGCTACAGGGCAGCTTGAACAAGTGAAAGCAGGATTGGAACTGGCAAATTCGGGTTATGCCGAAGCCGCCAAGGGAAGTCATCAGCTGGCAGGTGGATTGGATCAATTTATCTCTGGACTATCGCAGCTAGAACAGGGGCTTAATCAAGCAGGTAATGGTCAAGGGCAAATTGTAAAGAAGCTGCCTGAAATCGTAAACGGTCTAACACAAATCCAGCAGGGTCAGGAGCAAATTCAAACTGGCTTCTCGCAATTCTCTGGTCAAATTACTCAGCTTACAGACGGACTGGACCAGAGTGTCGAGGGATTGGGTCAAGTGTCCGGCGGACTAGATACAGCTAAGCAATATCTGAACGAGGTTGGCGGTAGCGATAACGGTCTGGGCGGTTATTATGTACCGCAGGAAGCGATGAATAATCAAGCGATTGATCAACTCTTTGATACTTATCTATCGGCAGACCGCAAAATGATGACTCTGGACGTCGTCTTCTCCAGTAATCCATATGGGCGTGATGCGATCGACCAGGTTGGCCAGGTGCAGGCTGCAGTAGACAAGGTTGTTGTAGGCACGAAGCTTGCGAATGCGGAGATTGCGATTGGCGGTGTATCCAGCACATTTAATGACTTGAAGACGATCTCCGATGCGGACTACGCCCGAACTGTCATTTTCATGCTTGCGGGCATCTTCATCGTACTGCTTTTGTTACTTCGCTCTGTTGTGATGCCGATCTATATTATCGCTTCATTAGTATTAACCTTCTTCGCATCGGTCGGCTTAACCGAGATCATCTTTGTTCATATTCTCGGGTACTCTGGCGTGAGCTGGGCGACGCCATTCTTTGGCTTTGTCATTCTGGTGGCTCTCGGCGTAGACTACAGCATCTTCCTAATGGACCGCTTCAATGAGCATGGTGAGCTGAATGTCAGAGAGGCGATCGTGCATTCAATGAGGAAGATGGGGACAGTGATCTTATCGGCAGCCGTTATTCTAGGTGGAACGATGGCATCGATGTATCCGTCAGGGGTGCTGTCGATGCTGCAGATTTCAACACTCGTTCTGACAGGACTGTTCTTGTATGCGGTTGTTGTACTGCCATTCCTGATACCGGTGTTTGTAAGAATATTCGGCAAGGCGAATTGGTGGCCTTTTATGCGAGGACGTGGAAAATCAACTGATCATAGCATTGATGCTTAG
- the rpiA gene encoding ribose-5-phosphate isomerase RpiA translates to MNAKQAAGYRAAEWVEDGMIVGLGTGSTAYYAIEKIGQRVAQGLKIKAIATSNASEELAKKYNIPLIRAAEVEHLDLAIDGADEVDANMALTKGGGGALLREKLVAINSERFIVIADHSKMVPHLGNFKLPIEIVPFCYEWAFGQLQRIYNVPIEMRTRDGELYITDNGNYIADASFGVISDPGKLSHELKAMTGVVEHGLFVDIAHTVVVGYEDGRTEVIEKK, encoded by the coding sequence ATGAACGCGAAGCAAGCAGCAGGGTATCGAGCAGCAGAATGGGTAGAAGATGGAATGATCGTCGGACTGGGAACTGGATCGACGGCGTATTATGCGATAGAGAAGATCGGACAGCGCGTAGCTCAAGGTTTGAAAATAAAAGCGATTGCCACTTCGAACGCTTCAGAGGAACTAGCGAAGAAATATAATATTCCGCTGATTCGTGCTGCGGAAGTAGAGCACCTTGATCTGGCTATCGATGGGGCAGATGAGGTGGACGCTAACATGGCACTGACTAAAGGCGGTGGCGGCGCTTTGCTGCGTGAGAAGCTGGTTGCCATCAACAGTGAACGCTTCATCGTTATTGCCGATCATAGTAAAATGGTACCGCATCTTGGCAACTTCAAGCTGCCGATTGAAATTGTCCCGTTCTGCTATGAGTGGGCCTTCGGGCAGTTGCAACGAATCTACAATGTGCCTATTGAGATGCGAACTCGTGACGGAGAACTCTATATAACCGATAATGGCAATTACATTGCCGATGCTTCGTTTGGCGTGATCTCTGATCCAGGTAAACTTAGCCATGAGTTGAAGGCCATGACTGGGGTTGTCGAGCATGGTTTATTTGTTGATATTGCCCATACGGTTGTGGTCGGATATGAGGACGGACGCACCGAGGTTATCGAGAAGAAGTAG
- a CDS encoding HD domain-containing protein: protein MNQGERLQKQIEFIKEIDKLKHILRQTVLMDGSRQENDAEHTWHLAMMAMVLLEHTPEPRPNLSKVLKMLLVHDIVEIDAGDTFAYDTAGYEDKQEREMKAAERVFGLLPEDQKQELISLWLEFEERQSLEAKYAAAIDRIQPLLHNYYTGGLSWKKHGVRSSQVLNRISGVADIAPSLYELVTGLIQDAVQKGYLQE from the coding sequence ATGAATCAAGGTGAGAGACTTCAGAAGCAGATTGAATTTATTAAGGAAATAGATAAGCTGAAGCATATCCTGCGGCAGACGGTACTGATGGATGGATCGAGACAAGAGAATGATGCGGAGCATACCTGGCATTTGGCTATGATGGCCATGGTCCTGCTAGAGCATACGCCAGAACCTCGCCCGAATTTGTCAAAAGTACTGAAAATGCTGCTCGTTCACGATATCGTTGAAATCGATGCAGGCGACACATTTGCTTATGATACTGCCGGGTATGAGGATAAACAGGAGCGGGAGATGAAGGCAGCTGAGCGGGTATTTGGCCTACTGCCAGAAGATCAGAAGCAAGAGCTCATATCTTTATGGCTTGAGTTTGAGGAGCGTCAGAGCCTGGAGGCGAAGTATGCAGCGGCAATTGATCGTATTCAGCCATTGTTGCATAATTACTATACAGGCGGTTTATCCTGGAAGAAACATGGCGTTAGAAGCTCCCAGGTGTTGAATCGTATTTCTGGTGTGGCAGATATTGCACCTTCTCTATATGAGTTGGTAACCGGGCTGATCCAGGATGCGGTCCAGAAAGGTTATTTACAGGAATAG